NNNNNNNNNNNNNNNNNNNNNNNNNNNNNNNNNNNNNNNNNNNNNNNNNNNNNNNNNNNNNNNNNNNNNNNNNNNNNNNNNNNNNNNNNNNNNNNNNNNNNNNNNNNNNNNNNNNNNNNNNNNNNNNNNNNNNNNNNNNNNNNNNNNNNNNNNNNNNNNNNNNNNNNNNNNNNNNNNNNNNNNNNNNNNNNNNNNNNNNNNNNNNNNNNNNNNNNNNNNNNNNNNNNNNNNNNNNNNNNNNNNNNNNNNNNNNNNNNNNNNNNNNNNNNNNNNNNNNNNNNNNNNNNNNNNNNNNNNNNNNNNNNNNNNNNNNNNNNNNNNNNNNNNNNNNNNNNNNNNNNNNNNNNNNNNNNNNNNNNNNNNNNNNNNNNNNNNNNNNNNNNNNNNNNNNNNNNNNNNNNNNNNNNNNNNNNNNNNNNNNNNNNNNNNNNNNNNNNNNNNNNNNNNNNNNNNNNNNNNNNNNNNNNNNNNNNNNNNNNNNNNNNNNNNNNNNNNNNNNNNNNNNNNNNNNNNNNNNNNNNNNNNNNNNNNNNNNNNNNNNNNNNNNNNNNNNNNNNNNNNNNNNNNNNNNNNNNNNNNNNNNNNNNNNNNNNNNNNNNNNNNNNNNNNNNNNNNNNNNNNNNNNNNNNNNNNNNNNNNNNNNNNNNNNNNNNNNNNNNNNNNNNNNNNNNNNNNNNNNNNNNNNNNNNNNNNNNNNNNNNNNNNNNNNNNNNNNNNNNNNNNNNNNNNNNNNNNNNNNNNNNNNNNNNNNNNNNNNNNNNNNNNNNNNNNNNNNNNNNNNNNNNNNNNNNNNNNNNNNNNNNNNNNNNNNNNNNNNNNNNNNNNNNNNNNNNNNNNNNNNNNNNNNNNNNNNNNNNNNNNNNNNNNNNNNNNNNNNNNNNNNNNNNNNNNNNNNNNNNNNNNNNNNNNNNNNNNNNNNNNNNNNNNNNNNNNNNNNNNNNNNNNNNNNNNNNNNNNNNNNNNNNNNNNNNNNNNNNNNNNNNNNNNNNNNNNNNNNNNNNNNNNNNNNNNNNNNNNNNNNNNNNNNNNNNNNNNNNNNNNNNNNNNNNNNNNNNNNNNNNNNNNNNNNNNNNNNNNNNNNNNNNNNNNNNNNNNNNNNNNNNNNNNNNNNNNNNNNNNNNNNNNNNNNNNNNNNNNNNNNNNNNNNNNNNNNNNNNNNNNNNNNNNNNNNNNNNNNNNNNNNNNNNNNNNNNNNNNNNNNNNNNNNNNNNNNNNNNNNNNNNNNNNNNNNNNNNNNNNNNNNNNNNNNNNNNNNNNNNNNNNNNNNNNNNNNNNNNNNNNNNNNNNNNNNNNNNNNNNNNNNNNNNNNNNNNNNNNNNNNNNNNNNNNNNNNNNNNNNNNNNNNNNNNNNNNNNNNNNNNNNNNNNNNNNNNNNNNNNNNNNNNNNNNNNNNNNNNNNNNNNNNNNNNNNNNNNNNNNNNNNNNNNNNNNNNNNNNNNNNNNNNNNNNNNNNNNNNNNNNNNNNNNNNNNNNNNNNNNNNNNNNNNNNNNNNNNNNNNNNNNNNNNNNNNNNNNNNNNNNNNNNNNNNNNNNNNNNNNNNNNNNNNNNNNNNNNNNNNNNNNNNNNNNNNNNNNNNNNNNNNNNNNNNNNNNNNNNNNNNNNNNNNNNNNNNNNNNNNNNNNNNNNNNNNNNNNNNNNNNNNNNNNNNNNNNNNNNNNNNNNNNNNNNNNNNNNNNNNNNNNNNNNNNNNNNNNNNNNNNNNNNNNNNNNNNNNNNNNNNNNNNNNNNNNNNNNNNNNNNNNNNNNNNNNNNNNNNNNNNNNNNNNNNNNNNNNNNNNNNNNNNNNNNNNNNNNNNNNNNNNNNNNNNNNNNNNNNNNNNNNNNNNNNNNNNNNNNNNNNNNNNNNNNNNNNNNNNNNNNNNNNNNNNNNNNNNNNNNNNNNNNNNNNNNNNNNNNNNNNNNNNNNNNNNNNNNNNNNNNNNNNNNNNNNNNNNNNNNNNNNNNNNNNNNNNNNNNNNNNNNNNNNNNNNNNNNNNNNNNNNNNNNNNNNNNNNNNNNNNNNNNNNNNNNNNNNNNNNNNNNNNNNNNNNNNNNNNNNNNNNNNNNNNNNNNNNNNNNNNNNNNNNNNNNNNNNNNNNNNNNNNNNNNNNNNNNNNNNNNNNNNNNNNNNNNNNNNNNNNNNNNTAAAAATTATGGCAATGAAATATTTATGTTATGACAACAAATCATGCGACGGCTCAGCCGATCAATGCAGAATAATAAATAAATTATACGGCGGCTCGGCCGACCAATTAATAATAAACAGAATATAAGGCGGCTCAGCCGACCAATAAATAATAAACAGGATATAAGGCGGCTCGGCCGACCAATAAATAAATTAAATTACTAGTAAATAATATAGGCGGTATTCCGGCCATTATAACATGATATAAATAATAGTAGAGGCGGTATACCGACCATTATAACAGGGTATAAATGATACAAATAAATTTTACCGAATCGCAGAGTGATCGTGCTGATAACGTGTTATGAAATAACTTATAATTTATAGTATCGAGAAATTTAAATAAGAGTATAATTTAATACCCGTAGGAAGCAAATAACACTAATATGAGGGAGAGAGTTTATTATAAGGAAGAAGAAGAAGATGTAATGGTTCTTTGATTATAAACTCTTGTTCTTGTTTTATGGTGTACAAAAGAGTGAGATGAGTGATGGTATTTATAGTGAACAACAATACATAAAATAACAAAGATAGTGTTTAATTTGGTAAATGAGTGGGTGATCATAGTGTTTGATGAGTAGATGATCATAGTGCTTGAGTTGGTAAAGAAGTGGATGATAATTTCAATGCTTAATTTATAACATCCATGATATTTTCAGTCTCATAAATATCTTTCATCTCCTCTCACACACACTCCACTAAAAAAGAAGATTACCAAAAATGATCCTGAGAAGCGCGTCGTCACTGGACCTTAACATACGCGCTGCCCAAAAATCCCCAGCTCCACGGTGTGCAAACGGAGCTCGCGTGGCAACGACGGCTTGTCCCGTCTCCGCTTCTCGCCGAGGATGTAAGTCGATGCCCAGAGCTTCTTCAGATGGAAACCTCCACGAGAAGAGAGCGGTTCAGAGCAGAACCAAAACGTCCAGCGTCTACTACGACGACGCGTCGTCTTCCAGGGTCTTGGAGAGATCAAGGCTCCACCAGGGAGGTTCTAACGGTGGATTTGGCGGTAGAGGTGGTGACGGTGGTGCCGGAGGTGACGGCGGAGGCGGAGGTGGAGGTGGGAGCGTTGATGGTTACTACGAAGAGATGATCCAACGTTATCCTGGCGACGCTCTTCTTCTCGCTAACTACGCGCGTTTCCTCAAAGAGGTATACATACACAAACACCACATGTATATATAGAGACAAGATAAAGACAAAGCTAAACTATTAGTGTAATGAGTCTAACTTACACTTGGACTTGGTCTGTATATTTTCTCTATATTGAAATATTAATATTATTTCTCTCAGTATTTTGATTGGTTACTTAAATCTGCTAATTTTGGTGTATTAATATTGTTCAGGTGAAGGGTGATGAGAGAAAAGCAGAGGAGTACTGTGAAAGAGCGATGTTGTCTGAGGATGGGAGAGATGGTGAGATGCTGTCTATGTATGGGGACTTGATATGGAAAAATCACGGAGATGGTGTTCGTGCCCAGTCTTACTTTGATCAAGCTGTTCAATCCTCTCCTGATGACTGGTGAGTACAAACATAACTACAGTTGTTACAGTTCAGTATCTGCTTAGAATCCTAATGATATATGTGAGTAAAGTCTCTAATTTTGGATTTGGGTTTTCCTTAGTATATCCAAGACGCAAACTTCACAAGTTTTTTAATCCATTTTTGGTAGATTGCTGAGATATTGGGCCATTGAGTATTTGTTATGACCAGCTTTATTGATTGTTTTCATAGGAATGATATTGTTGAAAGGGAATAGTAAGATAACATTTCACGTAAATGATTTTGTGGATCAAATTTGATTCGCTCTATATCCAACCTTTGAAGAAGTTGATTGGTCACATTATTGAAAATAACAGACATCTCATTCATGATTATTTTCTTTCTCTGCATCTTCAATGTTTATGCGGTGTGCAGTAGTTAGTAGATAATGCGTTACATCATCATGATCAATATAAATCTAATATAACTGATAAATGGTGTTTATGGCAGTCATGTTCTTGCCTCATATGCTCGGTTTCTATGGGATACTGAAGAAGAGGAAGAGGAGGAAGAGGAAGGGGAGGAAGAAAGTAAATATGAGAATGGTTTCTCTACCTATAACCCATCTGTGTCAGTTATGTCCTGACCCTTGCTGCTGATTTTAAACCGGTGTAATATATATAATAACAATTTGAAGTCCGGTTTAATCATAAAATATCTTGTGCACATTGAGGTAGACGATATGCTTATGTGTTGGAAGAGACGAACCAATTATCAAAACTCCAAAGATGCATTATTGTGACGGAAGTGTGATATTTCAAAGAAGATAAAAGTGGTTTGTGTCCATAGGCTTAGAGCTAAAAAGGTGTGAATTGGGATTGGTCATGGGCTCTAGATAGAATCAATTATTGGTTGTCAAAAATAAAATCAATTATTGATCAGTGGTTGCTAGAGACGTCACGCTCAAGTCAAGTCATTTGTGCTTTGTGTCGATGCATGCATGAAATGAACTTTTATCGTTGCAATTTGCAATACGGAAATGAACCTTTTTGTGTTTATATGAACAAATATCAAGAAATAATATTTTGTTTATTCAAGAATGTTTATTTAAATTTTCTTTCTACACCTTCACGTATATAAGATTTTTGTCAAAATCTGTACTCCACGTTTACTATGTTAAAGATGATCCAACTATAACAAAAGAAACGGCACAATAACAAAGATAAAGAAGAGAAAAAAAAGAAAGCATACACTGAGCATAAGCATACGCAGAAAATCTCCTGAATATTCACTTTTTAGAAATCAAAACATGTTGCAAAAAAAAAAAAAAAAAAAAATCAAAACATCAAAAAGAAAAAGATCTCGACATCAAAATACAACATAAAAGATTAAAAACATTACACCATCAAACATAGAAATATATAAAAAGCAACAACCTTTAGAACCAAACACAATGATTCTTTCCACTCTTTTACCCATTTCTTCTCAAACAAGTTTTGGTCGAAGATATATATAACTATTACATGCTTTCTTTTCCTCTTGTCTTCCTTAATTAACGCAGAGCTCTTTATGCTCAACAGCAACAGCTTCAGATGCCTGAATGGACTCGGCTCTGTCTTCATCAATCCTTGGAGATACAGTCTCATGCGAGTTTTCTCCATCAGCTTTGGGTGATGCAGTCACTTGTGCTTCCTCTTCTATGGTATTTGAAGACTGGTTTTGAGTTTCTGCATCTTTTTCAAGTTTCTTTCTTTCAGGTTTCACCTTTGCTGAGGTTGTGGCGGCGGGTTTTCCATCAGGGAGAGCTGTTTTCTGAGACGGCAGTCTTGGAAGTGACTTGCGCAACGGTTGCTTCTTGGGATCAACTGTTGCCACAGTTCCCTTAGCAGTTGGATTTTCCCTAGAGGCTTTCTCATCTAGACTCAGCCTACCGACGCGAGGGGTTTGAGTTTCTTCAGAATCAGTCTTCTTTCTTCCGAGTTTCGGAGATTTGGGTCTTGTTGGTGGTATCTACAATAACAATGAGAATTAGTACTTGATTAAAAAGTGAGATTATGGTTTTGAGGAGAGAGCAGAAGTAACCTTCTTTAACTCTGTTTTAGGCGGCTGAGAAAAGCTAGGCATGGGTGTGGCTTTGAAGTTCAAGCTCTTCCTCAGCTTCCTAAGCTCAGCTTCTTCTGTTTCCTGTGAGCGAGCCACGA
This sequence is a window from Brassica oleracea var. oleracea cultivar TO1000 chromosome C1, BOL, whole genome shotgun sequence. Protein-coding genes within it:
- the LOC106311928 gene encoding uncharacterized protein LOC106311928 isoform X1, with translation MILRSASSLDLNIRAAQKSPAPRCANGARVATTACPVSASRRGCKSMPRASSDGNLHEKRAVQSRTKTSSVYYDDASSSRVLERSRLHQGGSNGGFGGRGGDGGAGGDGGGGGGGGSVDGYYEEMIQRYPGDALLLANYARFLKEVKGDERKAEEYCERAMLSEDGRDGEMLSMYGDLIWKNHGDGVRAQSYFDQAVQSSPDDCHVLASYARFLWDTEEEEEEEEEGEEESKYENGFSTYNPSVSVMS
- the LOC106311928 gene encoding zinc finger protein ZIC 2 isoform X2, coding for MILRSASSLDLNIRAAQKSPAPRCANGARVATTACPVSASRRGCKSMPRASSDGNLHEKRAVQSRTKTSSVYYDDASSSRVLERSRLHQGGSNGGFGGRGGDGGAGGDGGGGGGGGSVDGYYEEMIQRYPGDALLLANYARFLKEVKGDERKAEEYCERAMLSEDGRDGEMLSMYGDLIWKNHGDGVRAQSYFDQAVQSSPDDW